From Canis lupus baileyi chromosome 16, mCanLup2.hap1, whole genome shotgun sequence, a single genomic window includes:
- the SEZ6 gene encoding seizure protein 6 homolog isoform X3: MRSVALLLLPSLLELLAHGLSSEAPTMGEGQAPGMEETDGELTVAPTPEQPERGVHFVTTAPTLKLLNHHPLLEEFLQEGLEGSEEGLRPALPFQPDPPTPLTPSPLPRLANQDSRPVFTSPTPAMVAAPTQPQSRERPWSLESEPRVLRSTAPLPPVPTLGPGERPSTTLPSRAWTPTQEGPGDMGRPWAPEVKSQIMGLGMEGTITTSTASGDDEETTTTIITTTITTVQPPGPCSWNFSGPEGSLDSPVAPSSPTDVGLDCFYYISVYPGYGVEIRVQNISLREGETVTVEGLGGPDPLPLANQSFLLRGQVIRSPTHQAALRFQSLPPPAGPGTFHFHYQAYLLNCHFPRRPAYGTVTVTSLHPGGSAHFYCATGYQLKGARLLTCLNATQPFWDSQEPVCIAACGGVTRNATTGRIVSPGFPGNYSNNLTCHWLLEAPEGQRLHLHFEKVSLAEDDDRLIIRNGDNVEAPPVYDSYEVEYLPIEGLLSSGRHFFVELSTDSSGAAAGMALRYEAFQQGHCYEPFVKYGNFSSSAPSYPVGSTVEFSCDPGYTLEQGSIIIECIDPHDPQWNETEPACRAVCSGEITDSAGVVLSPNWPEPYSRGQDCIWGVHVEEDKRIMLDIRVLRIGPGDVLTFYDGDDLTARVLGQYSGPRGHFKLFTSMADVTIQFQSDPGALVLGYQQGFVIHFFEVPRNDTCPELPEIPNGWKSPSQPELVHGTVVTYQCYPGYQVVGSSVLMCQWDLTWSEDLPSCQKVTSCHDPGDVEHSRRLISSPKFPVGATVQYICDQGFVLTGSAILTCHDRQASSPKWSDRAPKCLQQLKPCHGLSAPENGAHSPEKRLHPAGATVHFSCAPGYVLKGQASIKCVPGHPSHWSDPPPICRAASLDGFYSGRSLDVAKAPAASSTLDVAHVAAAIFLPLVVMALLVGGVYLYFSRLQGKSPLRLPRTRPRPYDRITVESAFDNPTYEIGSLYFAGDERI, encoded by the exons GACTCTCCTCAGAGGCCCCAACCATGGGGGAAGGGCAGGCCCCAGGAATGGAAGAGACGGATGGGGAGCTGACAGTGGCCCCCACACCTGAGCAGCCAGAACGAGGTGTCCACTTCGTCACAACAGCCCCTACCCTGAAGCTGCTCAACCACCACCCACTGCTCGAGGAATTCCTACAAGAAGGGCTAGAGGGCAGCGAGGAGGGGCTGAGGCCAGCACTGCCCTTTCAGCCTGACCCACCTACACCACTCACCCCAAGTCCCCTTCCCCGCCTGGCCAACCAGGACAGCCGCCCTGTCTTCACCAGCCCCACACCAGCCATGGTAGCAGCACCCACTCAGCCCCAGTCCAGAGAAAGACCCTGGAGCCTAGAGTCAGAGCCCCGTGTGCTTCGTAGCACAGCTCCCTTACCTCCAGTGCCTACCCTGGGCCCAGGGGAAAGGCCCAGTACCACACTCCCTAGCAGAGCATGGACTCCAACCCAAGAGGGACCTGGAGATATGGGCAGGCCATGGGCTCCAGAGGTCAAGTCTCAGATCATGGGGCTTGGGATGGAGGGAACCATCACCACCTCTACAGCTTCGGGGGATGACGAGgagaccaccaccaccatcatcaccaccaccatcaccacggTCCAGCCACCAG gcccTTGTAGCTGGAATTTCTCTGGCCCAGAGGGCTCTCTGGACTCCCCCGTGGCCCCCAGCTCACCTACTGATGTCGGCCTGGACTGTTTCTACTACATTTCCGTCTACCCTGGCTACGGTGTAGAAATCAGG GTCCAGAACATCAGCCTCCGAGAGGGGGAGACAGTGACTGtggagggcctgggggggccTGACCCGCTGCCCCTGGCCAACCAGTCTTTCTTACTGAGGGGCCAAGTCATCCGTAGCCCCACCCACCAAGCAGCACTGAGGTTCCAGAGCCTCCCACCACCTGCTGGGCCTGGCACATTCCATTTCCACTACCAAG CTTATCTCCTGAACTGCCATTTTCCCCGGCGTCCTGCTTATGGAACTGTGACTGTCACCAGCCTCCACCCAGGAGGCAGCGCCCACTTCTACTGTGCCACTGGCTACCAGCTGAAGGGTGCCAGGCTTCTTACCTGTCTCAATGCCACCCAGCCCTTCTGGGATTCCCAGGAGCCTGTCTGCATTG CTGCCTGCGGTGGAGTGACCCGCAATGCCACCACTGGCCGCATTGTCTCCCCGGGTTTCCCGGGCAACTACAGCAACAATCTCACCTGCCACTGGCTGCTTGAGGCCCCAGAAGGCCAGAGGCTGCACTTACATTTTGAGAAGGTTTCCCTGGCAGAGGATGATGACAG GCTCATCATCCGTAACGGGGACAATGTGGAGGCTCCTCCAGTGTATGATTCCTATGAGGTGGAGTACTTGCCCATTGAGGGACTGCTCAGCTCTGGCCGACACTTCTTCGTGGAACTCAGTACTGACAGCAGTGGGGCAGCCGCAGGCATGGCCCTTCGCTATGAGG CCTTCCAGCAGGGCCACTGCTATGAGCCCTTTGTCAAATATGGCAACTTCAGCAGCAGTGCCCCCTCCTATCCCGTGGGCTCCACCGTGGAGTTCAGCTGTGACCCTGGCTACACCCTGGAGCAGGGTTCCATCATCATCGAGTGCATTGATCCCCACGACCCCCAGTGGAATGAGACAGAGCCAGCCTGCCGAG CTGTGTGCAGTGGGGAGATTACAGACTCAGCTGGAGTGGTGCTCTCCCCCAACTGGCCGGAGCCTTATAGCCGGGGGCAGGACTGCATCTGGGGTGTGCACGTAGAAGAGGACAAGCGCATCATGCTGGACATACGAGT GCTGCGCATAGGCCCTGGTGATGTGCTTACCTTCTATGATGGGGACGACCTGACAGCCCGGGTCTTGGGCCAGTACTCAGGACCCCGTGGCCACTTCAAGCTCTTTACCTCCATGGCTGACGTCACCATACAGTTCCAGTCAGACCCCGGGGCCTTGGTGCTGGGCTACCAGCAGGGCTTTGTCATCCACTTCTTTG AGGTGCCCCGCAATGACACATGTCCGGAGCTGCCTGAGATCCCCAATGGCTGGAAGAGCCCATCTCAGCCTGAGCTGGTACATGGCACTGTCGTCACTTACCAGTGCTACCCTGGCTACCAGGTGGTAGGGTCCAGTGTCCTCATGTGCCAGTGGGACCTAACCTGGAGCGAGGACCTGCCCTCCTGCCAGAAAG TGACTTCTTGCCATGACCCTGGGGACGTGGAGCACAGCCGACGTCTCATATCTAGCCCCAAATTTCCTGTGGGGGCCACCGTGCAGTATATCTGCGACCAGGGTTTTGTACTGACTGGTAGTGCCATCCTCACCTGCCATGACCGTCAAGCAAGCAGCCCCAAGTGGAGCGACCGGGCCCCCAAATGTCTCC AACAGCTCAAGCCATGCCACGGCCTCAGCGCCCCTGAGAATGGTGCCCACAGTCCTGAGAAGCGGCTACACCCAGCTGGGGCGACTGTCCACTTCTCATGCGCCCCTGGCTACGTGCTGAAGGGCCAGGCCAGCATCAAATGTGTGCCCGGGCACCCTTCACATTGGAGTGACCCCCCACCCATCTGTAGGGCTG CCTCTCTGGATGGGTTCTACAGCGGCCGCAGCCTGGATG TTGCCAAGGCACCTGCTGCTTCCAGCACCCTGGATGTTGCCCACGTTGCAGCCGCCATTTTCTTGCCACTGGTGGTGATGGCGCTCTTGGTAGGAGGTGTGTACCTCTACTTCTCTAG GCTCCAGGGGAAAAGCCCCCTGCGGCTGCCCCGGACACGACCCCGTCCCTATGACCGCATTACTGTGGAGTCAGCATTTGACAATCCAACTTATGAGATTGGA TCTCTTTACTTTGCAGGAGACGAAAGAATATGA
- the SEZ6 gene encoding seizure protein 6 homolog isoform X2 has product MRSVALLLLPSLLELLAHGLSSEAPTMGEGQAPGMEETDGELTVAPTPEQPERGVHFVTTAPTLKLLNHHPLLEEFLQEGLEGSEEGLRPALPFQPDPPTPLTPSPLPRLANQDSRPVFTSPTPAMVAAPTQPQSRERPWSLESEPRVLRSTAPLPPVPTLGPGERPSTTLPSRAWTPTQEGPGDMGRPWAPEVKSQIMGLGMEGTITTSTASGDDEETTTTIITTTITTVQPPGPCSWNFSGPEGSLDSPVAPSSPTDVGLDCFYYISVYPGYGVEIRVQNISLREGETVTVEGLGGPDPLPLANQSFLLRGQVIRSPTHQAALRFQSLPPPAGPGTFHFHYQAYLLNCHFPRRPAYGTVTVTSLHPGGSAHFYCATGYQLKGARLLTCLNATQPFWDSQEPVCIAACGGVTRNATTGRIVSPGFPGNYSNNLTCHWLLEAPEGQRLHLHFEKVSLAEDDDRLIIRNGDNVEAPPVYDSYEVEYLPIEGLLSSGRHFFVELSTDSSGAAAGMALRYEAFQQGHCYEPFVKYGNFSSSAPSYPVGSTVEFSCDPGYTLEQGSIIIECIDPHDPQWNETEPACRAVCSGEITDSAGVVLSPNWPEPYSRGQDCIWGVHVEEDKRIMLDIRVLRIGPGDVLTFYDGDDLTARVLGQYSGPRGHFKLFTSMADVTIQFQSDPGALVLGYQQGFVIHFFEVPRNDTCPELPEIPNGWKSPSQPELVHGTVVTYQCYPGYQVVGSSVLMCQWDLTWSEDLPSCQKVTSCHDPGDVEHSRRLISSPKFPVGATVQYICDQGFVLTGSAILTCHDRQASSPKWSDRAPKCLLEQLKPCHGLSAPENGAHSPEKRLHPAGATVHFSCAPGYVLKGQASIKCVPGHPSHWSDPPPICRAASLDGFYSGRSLDVAKAPAASSTLDVAHVAAAIFLPLVVMALLVGGVYLYFSRLQGKSPLRLPRTRPRPYDRITVESAFDNPTYEIGETKEYEVSI; this is encoded by the exons GACTCTCCTCAGAGGCCCCAACCATGGGGGAAGGGCAGGCCCCAGGAATGGAAGAGACGGATGGGGAGCTGACAGTGGCCCCCACACCTGAGCAGCCAGAACGAGGTGTCCACTTCGTCACAACAGCCCCTACCCTGAAGCTGCTCAACCACCACCCACTGCTCGAGGAATTCCTACAAGAAGGGCTAGAGGGCAGCGAGGAGGGGCTGAGGCCAGCACTGCCCTTTCAGCCTGACCCACCTACACCACTCACCCCAAGTCCCCTTCCCCGCCTGGCCAACCAGGACAGCCGCCCTGTCTTCACCAGCCCCACACCAGCCATGGTAGCAGCACCCACTCAGCCCCAGTCCAGAGAAAGACCCTGGAGCCTAGAGTCAGAGCCCCGTGTGCTTCGTAGCACAGCTCCCTTACCTCCAGTGCCTACCCTGGGCCCAGGGGAAAGGCCCAGTACCACACTCCCTAGCAGAGCATGGACTCCAACCCAAGAGGGACCTGGAGATATGGGCAGGCCATGGGCTCCAGAGGTCAAGTCTCAGATCATGGGGCTTGGGATGGAGGGAACCATCACCACCTCTACAGCTTCGGGGGATGACGAGgagaccaccaccaccatcatcaccaccaccatcaccacggTCCAGCCACCAG gcccTTGTAGCTGGAATTTCTCTGGCCCAGAGGGCTCTCTGGACTCCCCCGTGGCCCCCAGCTCACCTACTGATGTCGGCCTGGACTGTTTCTACTACATTTCCGTCTACCCTGGCTACGGTGTAGAAATCAGG GTCCAGAACATCAGCCTCCGAGAGGGGGAGACAGTGACTGtggagggcctgggggggccTGACCCGCTGCCCCTGGCCAACCAGTCTTTCTTACTGAGGGGCCAAGTCATCCGTAGCCCCACCCACCAAGCAGCACTGAGGTTCCAGAGCCTCCCACCACCTGCTGGGCCTGGCACATTCCATTTCCACTACCAAG CTTATCTCCTGAACTGCCATTTTCCCCGGCGTCCTGCTTATGGAACTGTGACTGTCACCAGCCTCCACCCAGGAGGCAGCGCCCACTTCTACTGTGCCACTGGCTACCAGCTGAAGGGTGCCAGGCTTCTTACCTGTCTCAATGCCACCCAGCCCTTCTGGGATTCCCAGGAGCCTGTCTGCATTG CTGCCTGCGGTGGAGTGACCCGCAATGCCACCACTGGCCGCATTGTCTCCCCGGGTTTCCCGGGCAACTACAGCAACAATCTCACCTGCCACTGGCTGCTTGAGGCCCCAGAAGGCCAGAGGCTGCACTTACATTTTGAGAAGGTTTCCCTGGCAGAGGATGATGACAG GCTCATCATCCGTAACGGGGACAATGTGGAGGCTCCTCCAGTGTATGATTCCTATGAGGTGGAGTACTTGCCCATTGAGGGACTGCTCAGCTCTGGCCGACACTTCTTCGTGGAACTCAGTACTGACAGCAGTGGGGCAGCCGCAGGCATGGCCCTTCGCTATGAGG CCTTCCAGCAGGGCCACTGCTATGAGCCCTTTGTCAAATATGGCAACTTCAGCAGCAGTGCCCCCTCCTATCCCGTGGGCTCCACCGTGGAGTTCAGCTGTGACCCTGGCTACACCCTGGAGCAGGGTTCCATCATCATCGAGTGCATTGATCCCCACGACCCCCAGTGGAATGAGACAGAGCCAGCCTGCCGAG CTGTGTGCAGTGGGGAGATTACAGACTCAGCTGGAGTGGTGCTCTCCCCCAACTGGCCGGAGCCTTATAGCCGGGGGCAGGACTGCATCTGGGGTGTGCACGTAGAAGAGGACAAGCGCATCATGCTGGACATACGAGT GCTGCGCATAGGCCCTGGTGATGTGCTTACCTTCTATGATGGGGACGACCTGACAGCCCGGGTCTTGGGCCAGTACTCAGGACCCCGTGGCCACTTCAAGCTCTTTACCTCCATGGCTGACGTCACCATACAGTTCCAGTCAGACCCCGGGGCCTTGGTGCTGGGCTACCAGCAGGGCTTTGTCATCCACTTCTTTG AGGTGCCCCGCAATGACACATGTCCGGAGCTGCCTGAGATCCCCAATGGCTGGAAGAGCCCATCTCAGCCTGAGCTGGTACATGGCACTGTCGTCACTTACCAGTGCTACCCTGGCTACCAGGTGGTAGGGTCCAGTGTCCTCATGTGCCAGTGGGACCTAACCTGGAGCGAGGACCTGCCCTCCTGCCAGAAAG TGACTTCTTGCCATGACCCTGGGGACGTGGAGCACAGCCGACGTCTCATATCTAGCCCCAAATTTCCTGTGGGGGCCACCGTGCAGTATATCTGCGACCAGGGTTTTGTACTGACTGGTAGTGCCATCCTCACCTGCCATGACCGTCAAGCAAGCAGCCCCAAGTGGAGCGACCGGGCCCCCAAATGTCTCC TAGAACAGCTCAAGCCATGCCACGGCCTCAGCGCCCCTGAGAATGGTGCCCACAGTCCTGAGAAGCGGCTACACCCAGCTGGGGCGACTGTCCACTTCTCATGCGCCCCTGGCTACGTGCTGAAGGGCCAGGCCAGCATCAAATGTGTGCCCGGGCACCCTTCACATTGGAGTGACCCCCCACCCATCTGTAGGGCTG CCTCTCTGGATGGGTTCTACAGCGGCCGCAGCCTGGATG TTGCCAAGGCACCTGCTGCTTCCAGCACCCTGGATGTTGCCCACGTTGCAGCCGCCATTTTCTTGCCACTGGTGGTGATGGCGCTCTTGGTAGGAGGTGTGTACCTCTACTTCTCTAG GCTCCAGGGGAAAAGCCCCCTGCGGCTGCCCCGGACACGACCCCGTCCCTATGACCGCATTACTGTGGAGTCAGCATTTGACAATCCAACTTATGAGATTGGA GAGACGAAAGAATATGAAGTCTCCATCTAG
- the SEZ6 gene encoding seizure protein 6 homolog isoform X6 — MRSVALLLLPSLLELLAHGLSSEAPTMGEGQAPGMEETDGELTVAPTPEQPERGVHFVTTAPTLKLLNHHPLLEEFLQEGLEGSEEGLRPALPFQPDPPTPLTPSPLPRLANQDSRPVFTSPTPAMVAAPTQPQSRERPWSLESEPRVLRSTAPLPPVPTLGPGERPSTTLPSRAWTPTQEGPGDMGRPWAPEVKSQIMGLGMEGTITTSTASGDDEETTTTIITTTITTVQPPGPCSWNFSGPEGSLDSPVAPSSPTDVGLDCFYYISVYPGYGVEIRVQNISLREGETVTVEGLGGPDPLPLANQSFLLRGQVIRSPTHQAALRFQSLPPPAGPGTFHFHYQAYLLNCHFPRRPAYGTVTVTSLHPGGSAHFYCATGYQLKGARLLTCLNATQPFWDSQEPVCIAACGGVTRNATTGRIVSPGFPGNYSNNLTCHWLLEAPEGQRLHLHFEKVSLAEDDDRLIIRNGDNVEAPPVYDSYEVEYLPIEGLLSSGRHFFVELSTDSSGAAAGMALRYEAFQQGHCYEPFVKYGNFSSSAPSYPVGSTVEFSCDPGYTLEQGSIIIECIDPHDPQWNETEPACRAVCSGEITDSAGVVLSPNWPEPYSRGQDCIWGVHVEEDKRIMLDIRVLRIGPGDVLTFYDGDDLTARVLGQYSGPRGHFKLFTSMADVTIQFQSDPGALVLGYQQGFVIHFFVTSCHDPGDVEHSRRLISSPKFPVGATVQYICDQGFVLTGSAILTCHDRQASSPKWSDRAPKCLLEQLKPCHGLSAPENGAHSPEKRLHPAGATVHFSCAPGYVLKGQASIKCVPGHPSHWSDPPPICRAASLDGFYSGRSLDVAKAPAASSTLDVAHVAAAIFLPLVVMALLVGGVYLYFSRLQGKSPLRLPRTRPRPYDRITVESAFDNPTYEIGSLYFAGDERI; from the exons GACTCTCCTCAGAGGCCCCAACCATGGGGGAAGGGCAGGCCCCAGGAATGGAAGAGACGGATGGGGAGCTGACAGTGGCCCCCACACCTGAGCAGCCAGAACGAGGTGTCCACTTCGTCACAACAGCCCCTACCCTGAAGCTGCTCAACCACCACCCACTGCTCGAGGAATTCCTACAAGAAGGGCTAGAGGGCAGCGAGGAGGGGCTGAGGCCAGCACTGCCCTTTCAGCCTGACCCACCTACACCACTCACCCCAAGTCCCCTTCCCCGCCTGGCCAACCAGGACAGCCGCCCTGTCTTCACCAGCCCCACACCAGCCATGGTAGCAGCACCCACTCAGCCCCAGTCCAGAGAAAGACCCTGGAGCCTAGAGTCAGAGCCCCGTGTGCTTCGTAGCACAGCTCCCTTACCTCCAGTGCCTACCCTGGGCCCAGGGGAAAGGCCCAGTACCACACTCCCTAGCAGAGCATGGACTCCAACCCAAGAGGGACCTGGAGATATGGGCAGGCCATGGGCTCCAGAGGTCAAGTCTCAGATCATGGGGCTTGGGATGGAGGGAACCATCACCACCTCTACAGCTTCGGGGGATGACGAGgagaccaccaccaccatcatcaccaccaccatcaccacggTCCAGCCACCAG gcccTTGTAGCTGGAATTTCTCTGGCCCAGAGGGCTCTCTGGACTCCCCCGTGGCCCCCAGCTCACCTACTGATGTCGGCCTGGACTGTTTCTACTACATTTCCGTCTACCCTGGCTACGGTGTAGAAATCAGG GTCCAGAACATCAGCCTCCGAGAGGGGGAGACAGTGACTGtggagggcctgggggggccTGACCCGCTGCCCCTGGCCAACCAGTCTTTCTTACTGAGGGGCCAAGTCATCCGTAGCCCCACCCACCAAGCAGCACTGAGGTTCCAGAGCCTCCCACCACCTGCTGGGCCTGGCACATTCCATTTCCACTACCAAG CTTATCTCCTGAACTGCCATTTTCCCCGGCGTCCTGCTTATGGAACTGTGACTGTCACCAGCCTCCACCCAGGAGGCAGCGCCCACTTCTACTGTGCCACTGGCTACCAGCTGAAGGGTGCCAGGCTTCTTACCTGTCTCAATGCCACCCAGCCCTTCTGGGATTCCCAGGAGCCTGTCTGCATTG CTGCCTGCGGTGGAGTGACCCGCAATGCCACCACTGGCCGCATTGTCTCCCCGGGTTTCCCGGGCAACTACAGCAACAATCTCACCTGCCACTGGCTGCTTGAGGCCCCAGAAGGCCAGAGGCTGCACTTACATTTTGAGAAGGTTTCCCTGGCAGAGGATGATGACAG GCTCATCATCCGTAACGGGGACAATGTGGAGGCTCCTCCAGTGTATGATTCCTATGAGGTGGAGTACTTGCCCATTGAGGGACTGCTCAGCTCTGGCCGACACTTCTTCGTGGAACTCAGTACTGACAGCAGTGGGGCAGCCGCAGGCATGGCCCTTCGCTATGAGG CCTTCCAGCAGGGCCACTGCTATGAGCCCTTTGTCAAATATGGCAACTTCAGCAGCAGTGCCCCCTCCTATCCCGTGGGCTCCACCGTGGAGTTCAGCTGTGACCCTGGCTACACCCTGGAGCAGGGTTCCATCATCATCGAGTGCATTGATCCCCACGACCCCCAGTGGAATGAGACAGAGCCAGCCTGCCGAG CTGTGTGCAGTGGGGAGATTACAGACTCAGCTGGAGTGGTGCTCTCCCCCAACTGGCCGGAGCCTTATAGCCGGGGGCAGGACTGCATCTGGGGTGTGCACGTAGAAGAGGACAAGCGCATCATGCTGGACATACGAGT GCTGCGCATAGGCCCTGGTGATGTGCTTACCTTCTATGATGGGGACGACCTGACAGCCCGGGTCTTGGGCCAGTACTCAGGACCCCGTGGCCACTTCAAGCTCTTTACCTCCATGGCTGACGTCACCATACAGTTCCAGTCAGACCCCGGGGCCTTGGTGCTGGGCTACCAGCAGGGCTTTGTCATCCACTTCTTTG TGACTTCTTGCCATGACCCTGGGGACGTGGAGCACAGCCGACGTCTCATATCTAGCCCCAAATTTCCTGTGGGGGCCACCGTGCAGTATATCTGCGACCAGGGTTTTGTACTGACTGGTAGTGCCATCCTCACCTGCCATGACCGTCAAGCAAGCAGCCCCAAGTGGAGCGACCGGGCCCCCAAATGTCTCC TAGAACAGCTCAAGCCATGCCACGGCCTCAGCGCCCCTGAGAATGGTGCCCACAGTCCTGAGAAGCGGCTACACCCAGCTGGGGCGACTGTCCACTTCTCATGCGCCCCTGGCTACGTGCTGAAGGGCCAGGCCAGCATCAAATGTGTGCCCGGGCACCCTTCACATTGGAGTGACCCCCCACCCATCTGTAGGGCTG CCTCTCTGGATGGGTTCTACAGCGGCCGCAGCCTGGATG TTGCCAAGGCACCTGCTGCTTCCAGCACCCTGGATGTTGCCCACGTTGCAGCCGCCATTTTCTTGCCACTGGTGGTGATGGCGCTCTTGGTAGGAGGTGTGTACCTCTACTTCTCTAG GCTCCAGGGGAAAAGCCCCCTGCGGCTGCCCCGGACACGACCCCGTCCCTATGACCGCATTACTGTGGAGTCAGCATTTGACAATCCAACTTATGAGATTGGA TCTCTTTACTTTGCAGGAGACGAAAGAATATGA